The Poecilia reticulata strain Guanapo linkage group LG10, Guppy_female_1.0+MT, whole genome shotgun sequence sequence agacaaataatttgGGTTTAAATCAATacttgaaaaagagaaattaaaaagacaagGAGGAGAACGACTGCACTGTAAGGTGATGTCGCATCACAGGAAATAAACAGGAAGTCCAGATTTTGCACAATGGAAAccaataaattaatattaggAATACATAATAAATTACTGATAATTCTTTTGTTAaattagaaatttaaaatgtgttttRACTAAAATATAAGAGCTTGAACGTGGTGAAGCTTAAATGACRCCTCTTAGGAGATCTgggttgaacatttttacagacaaagactttttttttccatctcatctgcaaaatgtatttattttttgtacagttttggcttcattacAGCTCTGAGTGTTTTGTTATTTCAACAAAAGGgctttttgagtctgtatactgcAGTTAATCTGATAACATAGAAAGCCTTTTAATAAACATTGAagcctcttcctcttcttcaccAGTGCAGCCATCGTCTCTCCACATAGCCGAAACCTGAAACACAGCCACGGCTCTGCGTGTGAATGAGGCGGCCTYACCTCTCGATGCTGCTAAACGTGTACTGGTTTCCTTGCTTGGTCTCGATCTCAAAGTCAAAGGACCGCGTCGTGGTGGTGCCTCTGGCGAAGTTGACGCAGGAGATTTCCTCAAAGCGCAGGTGAACCGGGGGCTTGTGGACGTAGATGAAGCCCCTCTCCAGAGGGTAGAGGAGGCCTGAAGACGCCTTGTAGGAGCAGGTGATGCACTGAGCACCAGAGTGGctgtggaggaggagaagagggtCTTACtaggatttatttattgtgaaataaaaRCTTTCAAAAAGCGAGCTGGAGATGCATCCTACCCTTGGAAGTTTCCAGGCACAGTGATTTTGCGGTTGACAAGGGCCTTCATCACCCTGCTGACCATCTCATAGAGAGAGCCAGACATGATTTTACTGAGTTTGCCCTCAAAGCGTTTTTCCACATCCTCCCTGTGGTAGagttgacaggaaataaaaatgtctgaatgcaAACATTTGATGGGATTTCtcagaagaaaattaaagagTTTATCACTCTGGTAAAGCCGTTTCTGCTTTACCAGAAACAGCAGCATAATAAAAGCTCTAAAAACCATAACATAGCTCCTTGRAAGCTTTGGCGCCACCTGGTGGAAAGCATGAAGACGGTAAAAAAATGCCTTGAAAAAACGTTTCCACAgccattttttcatgtttcaacCAGTGACTCTTTTGCAAACCTAAATCCTACTAAggtgtaaacataaaaaaacattttattcataaaaaataaaataagcaaagttttaataacaaaaacaaaaaatttttttaacagtaacacattaaaaaatatcttaaaactagcgaaaacattttatgttatatattaaaataaaagtgtatatgccacacttttcattcatttgttaaaaaaaaaaaagaaagaaataaaactttgaaaMGCCCATTTTATTGCCTTTCAGTGTTGCTTTAATGAATGAGCCATCTTCAGGGTTGTGGCAATAAAAATCAGCCTTCTCCTAACGTACTCACTCGCTCATATTGAGGGTTAGGTTGATGTCCTCTTCCTTGGAAAAAAGCAGAATGAGGAAGTGATAACGCGTCTGACCCTGCTTGATGGGAGGATCCAgactgatctaaaaaaaaacagggaaggTGAGAAGCATCAGAGTGAAGTGAAACTCCAGGACAGAAAAACTAGAAACCTggaaaggaggaagagagatGTTCACTCACCACAAAGAACATCTGCCGCTGGTCCTTGTGAGGCAGCAGGAAGAGTCGCAGCACGGTGGTGTAGGGAATCTTGTAGTCGAACGTTTTCCCGTGCAAGTGGAGGAATGTCGGATAGATCCGAATATCATATCTGTAAGAACAGGCCAAAAGAGAAACggaaggtaaattaaaaaacacttttaaaagtcaGGTTTTAGTCTGTTTATTGGTATGTTTCCTTTGTTGCTTTAAAGGTTGTATCCTAtagcatattttttgttttttttgttcacttttaaagcaaaaaaaagaagatttattaggaaaacatacaaacaacaAGATAGTCTGTGTTAACCMTTTGGAAAAataagaacaagaaaataacaacaatgTTATTCTTMTAGAGCTTGAGAGCATATATTTGGGAGCTAAAAGAGACCAACACATAAGTTTAGTCAAGGAGAAATGCATCAGTCggtgaaaatactttattggtaaaatgttaaaaatcaagTGGGAAATCAAATATAAATCAAATGATTGCTTTTGTTCAGAGTAACAGGTTTATCCTTTAGAGAATAGGAggataaatattaatatttatggtAAAAGCAGATGTGATACGTTTTTATYGCCATGTGGGAGTCTGAAGTGATCRTTTTGTTGTTCTCCTACCTTCCTCTGGGCGTGAGACACTGAAGCTCCTTGAAGATACAAACAGCGTCTCCTGTGGCCTGAATGACATCAGCCTTCGACAAAACGTTCTGGGCGAACGCCTAgaggaaacaaaacatgcaagCCATTCAACGTTACCATCAACGCTAATAAAGCCAAATCAGTTCCCAGAACTGCTTTTCAATAACtgttaaaaaatagaaatgatcCGGCGTCACCTCCACAGGGTCTTGTCGCTCGTCKGTCTGACTGGGYGGGACGTAGAACCGGACCTCCATGAGAGAAACCTCGGTGTCGTCGTTCTGGTGGAACTCCAGTGTGACTTCGTTCTTCCCAGTGGCGCACTGGGAAACGTTGGACAGAGGGATCTCGAACGCCGTGTTGTCGTTGAYATCGAACGACAGCAGCGGTCCTGGGAAAAGAGCGAGTCTCTTTCAACTTTGAATAATCACAAACATCCAGGAGATTATATTTGAAATTTCCATGCTTCCCCAGACTCaaatttctagatttttctGGAcacttattgaaaaaaataatttattttattatccaCAATATCTTTGCTTTGTTTGGCTTTTACTTTTGTCCAACTGACGAACCACAGGTCTATTTTTGACACGCTGATATAAGCGCTCATGTAAACACCAAAAGARATTAAACTTTCGGATTTTTAATGAATCTGCAtttttctgtagattttgtCTGCAAATCAAAAGYCTTGTTGTGRCAAATATAACAAACATAATCTAAAGCGGAATAAAAGAGCCCTCTAATCTTTTATGTGACGGAAAAGAGAATAAAGTTTGACGGGTCAAACCATATTCTAAYTTTCTGRRTCTCCAGATGTTTAAGGACTGTGTAGAAAAACRAAGTGTGTTTGACTWCAGTGACTCTATGTCGGCTTGTTTACCTGAGAACTTGGCCGTCCCCCAGTTCCAGCCCTTCACAGACATGTCCTTCTCCGACAACTCCAYCTTGTAGTTCAACTTGAAAAACTCTGACAGCTTCTCGAAGTCctgcagaaggaaaaataaaMCAGCAAARAAACAGAAAGATGAGAKGCGTAAAYGGTAGATGGAGAAGTYCTGACAGACTTCATGGTGAACGGGTCGGAGCCCATTAAAACGCGGCCCAGAAGGAAGCAGAAACGGTGGATAATTAATCACAATGTGATTGGGACTGTGCCGCCAGGGAACACAGGAGATGAATGTAATCCATCCACCTCGTCTGTCCTCCGACAATCAGCTCGTTTATTTATCCTGCAGGCCCGCTTACAACTGGAGAGGACGCACACACAGCGACAAACACATGgtcactgaaacacacacacacacacacacacaatcccaGCAGTACAAACACATGTGGAAGTGATTGTGGCGAGTAAGTGTGCATAGAGAGGAATCAGCTAATTTACGCACCTGGGTATCTGCCTGTCCATGGAGTTATTAGAGCCAATTagagcctgtgtgtgtgtgcgtgtgtgtatgcatgtgtgcgctcgtgtgtgtgtgtgaacactaAAGGTCATAAGGATGTTTGTTGATCTGGATTAAAGAATTGTTTGTACTATTTGTAAATAGAAGTGGAAATACGTAAAATCGGGAGTTGTCGTTTTGCCGAAGCCAATTTAATACGAACCAACACACATCTATCTCATTTCCATCACAGATATAAATATTCACTTACAAAACATCGATACATCCTCTGTGTTTTAGGTTTCAAAGACTTTCTTTGAATCTCTTAAAGTGATTCTAATCAATAAAATTTCTAAGAaggtgggggtttttttggactgtggctCTATTTTTGCTTCTACTTTTTATTCACTCCTGGTACCAAACAATGAAGAAGATAAACCAAACAACAGTCGGGTAAGAGAAGTGAcaggaataaaaaacatttgaactaCGACGGCCAAACCGGTAGATGTGAGACCGTCTCTcttgaagaacatttttgaaacacatTTACACGCATGCTGCAGATTCGTATCTCTTAGGAAGTGTGTATTGCGGTGACCTCTGACATGTTCATATTTTACACTGGACTTTAAACACTGTAGATGAGGATTTTGTACATACAACAAATTACAGCTATGTTTACAGTGTTTGAAGAAGATAGTGATGATAAGATGATTGTGAGCTTTGATGAAGAGGACTTTGAGACGAAACTGCAAGAAATTGgaggatttatttacttctgACGMTAGTGTATTTTTTAACTCAAGATTTACAGTAACTTcatactttgacttttactacCCCGATGTCCTCACTTGATAGAAATTTCATACCAAAGTGCTAAACCTGATGGAAAACGACTGAGAACACCATGATGAGGAAACAGAGGAATCACCATCACTTTAACATCAGGCAGCTCTGCCAAAAAATAAGCTACRTACTGTTATGATGGAAATATGAAATTAGGCAAAAACAGAACGAGAACCGAAGAGGTTTCACTGCTAAGCCTGAGCAGAAGTAATGCAGGAGCCGTCAGCCTCCCGAAGACGATCGCAGCTCRGCSATTTGACAGACTCTCTGGCAGAGATTCACCATCTTCCTCAGGACGTTTCACAGGGACGGATAAATCAAACTGTCTGCTCCRCACGCCAGCAGCTAAATCTCTCGCCAATTCTCGATTACCGACACTAACTGTGGGATaataaacaatgacatcacggcttttcctccagaaccagaggatCTATCTTCCACCAAAAATATGCTGATTAACCCCAGGAGACAGTCGCAGCCTGCAGGTTGTACCCACACCCTCATCCCTGTGTTACAGTTACATCCTGACGTTCTCCATACGCTCTGAGAAAAGagcattaaaaacaatgttgagACACAAAAAAAAAMAMWRWKWtttttttttctcaccatctTGTTTTCTGAGCTAAATTGCTCCAGTGAATTGACATAAACACCGACCCAGAAGAGAAGATGATTGCACCRTTTATGAAACATGCATACTGGCGCTGGATTCCCTCATTAATCCCATTATAGGTTTRAGGRGATGAACCGACTGATTCAAAGGACTCTGAAAGAAACCCAAACGCACTTATAGCCAGCCAAATGGCAGCTCTTTTCACACCAAGYGCACTGGAGTTTTCCTCTAGGAAACAACAGGGAAAGAACGCRAGCTGTTTATCAGAAGACACTTTAAAACGYGAGCATTGTCAGGAGGAAAAGCCCAATCGTTCTGAGGAAYATTTTTATTTCCCAGCAATATTTAATCTGSAGAAGCAAGAACTCCATCAGACTGAGTCATTTGGGAATGATTAGCTAAATACACACAGAAGCAGRGCTTACCGTGTCCCTGAAGCCGTCATATTTGTAGATGTGCCCCGTGCTGGTGCCGAGTTTGATGCCGTGGCCTAAACACACACGCCTCCACTGCGCCTGGTTGAGCTCTCCGGCTGGGATGCTGTCCACCTTCCCAGTCTTGTTGCTCTTATAAACCACGTTCTGTTTGCTGAAACGCAGCCGTCCGTCATTCTGCGGGGACACAGTGCAGAGCTGGGTTACTCTTCATAATACTCAATAAGAGAACAGATAAAACTTATCAAATTTTTTCATACTTCACTTTTAACAACTTTAGCTGGCAAAAAAAGGTATATGTATTTATGACAAATAATGAGGGGCATGWATCCTTTTGAAAGGCACTATAATAAGCTTCGGTCTAAAcaggttaaaaacaacattaggTTGTTTTTAACTGGGTGGGTCATATAGTAAAAAGATGKTGCTGTTACGTACCCATGAGCCTTTGACCTCCTGATAGATCTCGTTGAACTCTAGCATGTCCCCCATGTTGGCTGCAGGCGATGACTGATGCTCTACAAAGAGACCGAGAACTGGATCAGACACACACATCCACTGGGATTATGGAAAGCACATGTGCTACTTCAAAACTCAAGTCAGAAGACGCCaagatatatttattacaaatgaCTCAAAAGTTTTAAGTTAGCTTGTAAACTAACAAACGGCGGRGTAGTATCATTGTAATTACTGTTAATATAAAGGAGTATGTAATTASTTTTCACTGTAGTGAAAAGGAGCACAGTTTTGTATTTTCCAGGAGCAGAATAGCAGCTAAGCTAGCTGAAAATACATGAGGTGCACTTCTTTTGTGTTACAGTGCTTGATAGGCTCCAGCAATCTTAAAAGTAAACGACACGCGCTACAACACCGCCCAAGCAAAGGCACGTCGAACGTTTAATCAAGCGCCCGGACAGAACAAGGCCGGCATGAGGAAAACAAATCGCAATTTAAAAGGTTTAAGCGTCAAACAAAAGCACTCGAAATGAACCTCATAAGCGCTTTGCAATCTCCGCTGCCTCATAATACCCACTGACTCTAATTCtatctaaaacagaaaataccgTATGAAAACGTGAAACCTTACATTCACTGACGNNNNNNNNNNNNNNNNNNNNNNNNNNNNNNNNNNNNNNNNNNNNNNNNNNNNNNNNNNNNNNNNNNNNNNNNNNNNNNNNNNNNNNNNNNNNNNNNNNNNNNNNNNNNNNNNNNNNNNNNNNNNNNNNNNNNNNNNNNNNNNNNNNNNNNNNNNNNNNNNNNNNNNNNNNNNNNNNNNNNNNNNNNNNNNNNNNNNNNNNNNNNNNNNNNNNNNNNNNNNNNNNNNNNNNNNNNNNNNNNNNNNNNNNNNNNNNNNNNNNNNNNNNNNNNNNNNNNNNNNNNNNNNNNNNNNNNNNNNNNNNNNNNNNNNNNNNNNNNNNNNNNNNNNNNNNNNNNNNNNNNNNNNNNNNNNNNNNNNNNNNNNNNNNNNNNNNNNNNNNNNNNNNNNNNNNNNNNNNNNNNNNNNNNNNNNNNNNNNNNNNNNNNNNNNNNNNNNNNNNNNNNNNNNNNNNNNNNNNNNNNNNNNNNNNNNNNNNNNNNNNNNNNNNNNNNNNNNNNNNNNNNNNNNNNNNNNNNNNNNNNNNNNNNNNNNNNNNNNNNNNNNNNNNNNNNNNNNNNNNNNNNNNNNNNNNNNNNNNNNNNNNNNNNNNNNNNNNNNNNNNNNNNNNNNNNNNNNNNNNNNNNNNNNNNNNNNNNNNNNNNNNNNNNNNNNNNNNNNNNNNNNNNNNNNNNNNNNNNNNNNNNNNNNNNNNNNNNNNNNNNNNNNNNNNNNNNNNNNNNNNNNNNNNNNNNNNNNNNNNNNNNNNNNNNNNNNNNNNNNNNNNNNNNNNNNNNNNNNNNNNNNNNNNNNNNNNNNNNNNNNNNNNNNNNNNNNNNNNNNNNNNNNNNNNNNNNNNNNNNNNNNNNNNNNNNNNNNNNNNNNNNNNNNNNNNNNNNNNNNNNNNNNNNNNNNNNNNNNNNNNNNNNNNNNNNNNNNNNNNNNNNNNNNNNNNNNNNNNNNNNNNNNNNNNNNNNNNNNNNNNNNNNNNNNNNNNNNNNNNNNNNNNNNNNNNNNNNNNNNNNNNNNNNNNNNNNNNNNNNNNNNNNNNNNNNNNNNNNNNNNNNNNNNNNNNNNNNNNNNNNNNNNNNNNNNNNNNNNNNNNNNNNNNNNNNNNNNNNNNNNNNNNNNNNNNNNNNNNNNNNNNNNNNNNNNNNNNNNNNNNNNNNNNNNNNNNNNNNNNNNNNNNNNNNNNNNNNNNNNNNNNNNNNNNNNNNNNNNNNNNNNNNNNNNNNNNNNNNNNNNNNNNNNNNNNNNNNNNNNNNNNNNNNNNNNNNNNNNNNNNNNNNNNNNNNNNNNNNNNNNNNNNNNNNNNNNNNNNNNNNNNNNNNNNNNNNNNNNNNNNNNNNNNNNNNNNNNNNNNNNNNNNNNNNNNNNNNNNNNNNNNNNNNNNNNNNNNNNNNNNNNNNNNNNNNNNNNNNNNNNNNNNNNNNNNNNNNNNNNNNNNNNNNNNNNNNNNNNNNNNNNNNNNNNNNNNNNNNNNNNNNNNNNNNNNNNNNNNNNNNNNNNNNNNNNNNNNNNNNNNNNNNNNNNNNNNNNNNNNNNNNNNNNNNNNNNNNNNNNNNNNNNNNNNNNNNNNNNNNNNNNNNNNNNNNNNNNNNNNNNNNNNNNNNNNNNNNNNNNNNNNNNNNNNNNNNNNNNNNNNNNNNNNNNNNNNNNNNNNNNNNNNNNNNNNNNNNNNNNNNNNNNNNNNNNNNNNNNNNNNNNNNNNNNNNNNNNNNNNNNNNNNNNNNNNNNNNNNNNNNNNNNNNNNNNNNNNNNNNNNNNNNNNNNNNNNNNNNNNNNNNNNNNNNNNNNNNNNNNNNNNNNNNNNNNNNNNNNNNNNNNNNNNNNNNNNNNNNNNNNNNNNNNNNNNNNNNNNNNNNNNNNNNNNNNNNNNNNNNNNNNNNNNNNNNNNNNNNNNNNNNNNNNNNNNNNNNNNNNNNNNNNNNNNNNNNNNNNNNNNNNNNNNNNNNNNNNNNNNNNNNNTTTTTACCTCCCAAAAATTGATGACTTGCAAATTGGCCTCAAATGCAGGTGCGTCTCGGGTAAATRCTCTCAGGGGTGGCCATGGGGTGGGGGGGGCACATCAAAACCAAAAGTCATAGCAGAATCTAAAGACTTTGTTTATTCATGTTGCAATGAAAGGACTTAAAATGTTGGtccaatgaaaacaaatcttaaaaaaaacacaagatgatTTGATGGAGCATGTTTATTAATTTCAACGGCACAAAATTCACTGGCTACGAACACAACAACAGCTCTATTTTCTGACTTAAGCATGTTATGTTGGAATTATTTAcaggcatttttatttaaagtgaactaCGATTGAAcgatacaaaaaataaaacaacaaataaatgaataaataattcacCAAATGGGATGGGCAGATGAGTGTGAGCTACTAAAGTTGGGGGGTAGCACACttgatttagaaataaatactcACGTACTCATCCGtcttaaataaatagaaattcaTTTAgtattaagataaaaataatcaatgtcAAGCGTAGACAGGTTGCACCACTGCTAAAACCTGATACAgaacaaaaattcaaataatcGCTGAACAAATCcattacagataaaaaaagtgCGTTTGGGGTGAAAGTAAAATGAcagaggaaaaaagtaaaagttaaaagttgaaCGTGTGACAAGGTTGAAGCGGGTCAGAGCAGCCAGAGCCCCCTGTCTAGTTAACTGTCACTGATATGAGAAAGTACATGATTCACTTTAGTCAGGGTGTGAGAggacacacacgcaaacacacacgcaaacacacacacactcatagtGTTTCCTCTTGGGATGACTGGCCcggctgcttctcctcgtctataaaagaaagggaaatgtaaaaaaaaaaaaatggaagtgacagaaagacagaaggaGAATCTGTGGTAAAATCCTGCACTGGAcgcctttttctcttttctacctTCATCCTTTGACCTGTCTGGGTGGCCAGAAGGTGGARAATATTAAACTACCAGCAAATTCAGTAGAACTTTTAAAAGGATAATAAATATAAAGCTAAGCTGCTTCCCTTGACACGCAGAGCAAATAAATACTCAATAAGACATTGCCTTTGACTCTCAGAGCATTAATCTCTCCAGATTCAACCGTATCTGACTTCACACAGCTCCTTTTCTGCCTGATGCTGGAGAACACACTCTCACActgtcaaaagacaaaaaaaaaaaaaaaaaactgcatggaGGCTTGCATTAGACTCGGTGTGTTTCAGATAAAACCTTTAGTGTGTCTTGGATCAGGGAGCTCCAATCAGAGGAAACAAAGGAAGCAGGAGAGACAGAGRgagatgtggaaaaaaagggagGATAAACTGAACTCCTTCACATCTTCTGATTCGCTCAAGCCAATTCTTCACGGTGCATACAAGAGGTCAGGAAGGTTTGTGGCGAAGAGGTtacgtttgtgtgtgtgtgtgtgtgtgtgtgtgaaggacaGAAAGGAGAAACAGATAAAAGGAGAGGGGAAACTGGCTGCAGAGGGGTTAATGCAGTGCAGA is a genomic window containing:
- the ssrp1a gene encoding FACT complex subunit SSRP1a isoform X1 is translated as MGDMLEFNEIYQEVKGSWNDGRLRFSKQNVVYKSNKTGKVDSIPAGELNQAQWRRVCLGHGIKLGTSTGHIYKYDGFRDTDFEKLSEFFKLNYKXELSEKDMSVKGWNWGTAKFSGPLLSFDXNDNTAFEIPLSNVSQCATGKNEVTLEFHQNDDTEVSLMEVRFYVPPSQTDERQDPVEAFAQNVLSKADVIQATGDAVCIFKELQCLTPRGRYDIRIYPTFLHLHGKTFDYKIPYTTVLRLFLLPHKDQRQMFFVISLDPPIKQGQTRYHFLILLFSKEEDINLTLNMSEEDVEKRFEGKLSKIMSGSLYEMVSRVMKALVNRKITVPGNFQGHSGAQCITCSYKASSGLLYPLERGFIYVHKPPVHLRFEEISCVNFARGTTTTRSFDFEIETKQGNQYTFSSIEREEYGKLFDFVNAKKLNIKNRGFKEKKGMKGKIDEYSDSDEDQHDAYLERMKAEGKIREEGNDSDDSDGSGSDESFNPGEEDEEIAEEYDSNASASDSSDEGDDSEDESAKKKKAKKAKVVKEKKERKPRKEKKQKDKAGPKRPMSAYMLWLNSSRERIKSENPGISITEISKKAGEMWRQLNKDEKEEWETKAGEAKRQYDKLKKEYKESGGGSTSSPRKEKRKSGGNKDEKKRKSSGGEKEKERGGNDSFKSREFIETSDDSSSDSDHKSKSKKKKKKKESEEEEEEEAVSTPASSEEESD
- the ssrp1a gene encoding FACT complex subunit SSRP1a isoform X2; the encoded protein is MGDMLEFNEIYQEVKGSWNDGRLRFSKQNVVYKSNKTGKVDSIPAGELNQAQWRRVCLGHGIKLGTSTGHIYKYDGFRDTDFEKLSEFFKLNYKXELSEKDMSVKGWNWGTAKFSGPLLSFDXNDNTAFEIPLSNVSQCATGKNEVTLEFHQNDDTEVSLMEVRFYVPPSQTDERQDPVEAFAQNVLSKADVIQATGDAVCIFKELQCLTPRGRYDIRIYPTFLHLHGKTFDYKIPYTTVLRLFLLPHKDQRQMFFVISLDPPIKQGQTRYHFLILLFSKEEDINLTLNMSEEDVEKRFEGKLSKIMSGSLYEMVSRVMKALVNRKITVPGNFQGHSGAQCITCSYKASSGLLYPLERGFIYVHKPPVHLRFEEISCVNFARGTTTTRSFDFEIETKQGNQYTFSSIEREEYGKLFDFVNAKKLNIKNRGFKEGMKGKIDEYSDSDEDQHDAYLERMKAEGKIREEGNDSDDSDGSGSDESFNPGEEDEEIAEEYDSNASASDSSDEGDDSEDESAKKKKAKKAKVVKEKKERKPRKEKKQKDKAGPKRPMSAYMLWLNSSRERIKSENPGISITEISKKAGEMWRQLNKDEKEEWETKAGEAKRQYDKLKKEYKESGGGSTSSPRKEKRKSGGNKDEKKRKSSGGEKEKERGGNDSFKSREFIETSDDSSSDSDHKSKSKKKKKKKESEEEEEEEAVSTPASSEEESD